The following coding sequences are from one Mytilus trossulus isolate FHL-02 chromosome 8, PNRI_Mtr1.1.1.hap1, whole genome shotgun sequence window:
- the LOC134682039 gene encoding uncharacterized protein LOC134682039 encodes MIIHVCLHLKLIHVTCYQSIETFIFVGNILGEVKNTETSSEFVGSKNFKDTDQVRTRRERDKLVMASKMEKPGQTTKGKPHTKKQKTATESENILKELAAENQAYQLADPKNEESGIAPPINPKDTRMFHRECAPRIYNVEKHTYEIDHLLYIYISKQNDIILVGIKNFFAIAPSRILKPGKTGIYLTVDQYCKLISKGDSISKAIQQIKEDKEGKGLIKMDETKLTEKDKSVAAKSCFVISKEKKVKVEYGSLSGRQQVVVDIREYSRPTEQSGEIPLPTDKGINLTEEQWTTLLSLHSTVIKDLEDNFGYSEDFADELSA; translated from the exons atgataataCATGTTTGTTTACACTTAAAACTTATTCATGTGACTTGCTATCAATCgattgaaacatttatttttgttggaaaTATACTAGGGGAAGTAAAAAATACTGAAACATCATCAGAATTCGTTGGCTCCAAAAATTTTAAAGATACCGACCAAGTGAGGACCAGAAGAGAACGCGACAAGCTTGTGATGGCATCGAAAATGGAGAAACCAGGACAAACAACGAAAGGGAAGCCACATACGAAGAAGCAAAAAACGGCAACAGAATccgaaaatattttaaaggaaTTAGCAGCTGAAAATCAAGCTTACCAATTAGCAGATCCGAAAAACGAAGAATCAGGTATTGCGCCACCTATTAACCCAAAGGATACTCGGATGTTTCACAGGGAATGTGCGCCCCGgatatataatgttgaaaaacacaCGTATGAAATAGATcatcttttatacatttatatcagTAAACAGAACGACATTATCCTTGTTGGTATAAAAAATTTCTTTGCAATCGCACCGAGTAGAATCCTTAAACCCGGGAAAACAGGAATATACCTAACTGTTGACCAATACTGTAAACTAATCAGTAAGGGAGATTCTATTTCAAAAGCAATCCAACAAATCAAAGAAGACAAGGAAGGAAAAGGTTTGATTAAAATGGACGAAACGAAACTGACGGAGAAAGACAAATCAG TTGCTGCTAAATCATGCTTCGTCATTTCCAAAGAGAAAAAAGTCAAGGTTGAATACGGATCCCTTTCCGGTAGGCAACAGGTGGTAGTAGACATCCGGGAGTACAGCAGACCAACGGAACAATCTGGAGAGATACCATTACCAACAGATAAGGGGATCAACCTTACTGAAGAACAATGGACTACATTATTATCATTGCATTCAACCGTCATCAAAGATTTGGAAGATAACTTTGGTTATTCGGAAGATTTCGCTGATGAACTAAGTGCTTAG
- the LOC134682038 gene encoding poly [ADP-ribose] polymerase 1-like, translating into MDDNVYFCCEYARSSIGSCKACPKAISKNAVKIGFTPDFDHCGTIWFHFSCFFKKCFFRKQLKGDTETESVFVGFNDLKETDQERIRKAREKLVLSLTTRKPETKKGKRIADDDESEWKPPTKKQKISTQPEKELTVGKHTYQIQDLLHINISRWKDIILVGIREYYRPTTGGQLRPGKKGISLTVDQYRTLIDQKLSISKAIQHIKEDLERKEAIKKKTKKQTKKGKHIKLFLDMTLKGHF; encoded by the coding sequence ATGGACGACaacgtttatttttgttgtgaaTATGCTAGGTCAAGTATAGGGAGTTGTAAGGCATGCCCAAAAGCTATTTCAAAGAACGCTGTTAAAATCGGATTTACTCCTGATTTCGATCATTGTGGAACGATCTGGTTTCATTTTAGTTGCTTCTtcaagaaatgtttttttcgtAAACAATTAAAAGGTGACACTGAAACAGAGTCAGTCTTTGTTGGCTTCAATGATTTGAAAGAAACCGACCAAGAAAGAATAAGAAAAGCACGCGAAAAGCTCGTGTTGTCATTGACAACGAGAAAGCCAGAAACAAAGAAAGGAAAACGAATTGCAGACGATGATGAATCAGAATGGAAGCCACCCAcgaaaaagcagaaaatatcAACACAACCAGAAAAAGAATTAACAGTTGGAAAACACACTTATCAAATACAGGATCTTTTACACATTAATATAAGTAGATGGAAAGACATTATCCTTGTTGGTATAAGAGAATACTACAGACCCACAACAGGTGGACAACTAAGGCCCGGTAAGAAGGGAATATCACTCACGGTCGATCAATACCGTACACTAATCGATCAGAAACTTTCTATTTCCAAAGCAATCCAACACATCAAAGAAGATTTAGAAAGAAAAGAAGCAATCAAAAAGAAGACaaagaaacagacaaaaaaaggCAAACATATTAAGTTATTTTTAGATATGACTTTAAAAGGACATTTTTAA